A stretch of Halogeometricum sp. S1BR25-6 DNA encodes these proteins:
- a CDS encoding AAA family ATPase — MSSGDYSFRSLKEQLGTLRRDPETTAEWVKNAATNEEVLDEILIKEQLDVKHESTRQLGEVRRAVLGNLEIPDRYKQLVTDRQELAKIRVPDRVERNARAALEMGKPLVLYGPTGTGKTYFARQLADDLYDWDEVHTATPSWTPSDIIGGIQPAEEENGFAYRKQPGIVSKAVIDAREFGIEWGLILDEITRADISQVFGPLYTAIENSEQTIYQDDKHNVQLDSNVHIICTMNMSDRTVNELDDAITRRFAMVGLDEYDRAARDDLFSEWVDEHVPAIVPYDHETLVSLFHADYDGLNEGTTIDDDEPISRFGPMHYKDIAEFLGSACGSGGQYEDEELMDEAVGQAFATYTLPRLLNTATLPQMRQLETHYEVLSNDEEFIRFDLTPAIELVKREITAEGRQMNRTVFE; from the coding sequence ATGAGTTCAGGGGATTATTCGTTCAGGAGTCTTAAAGAGCAACTCGGGACGCTCCGGCGGGATCCAGAGACTACTGCCGAGTGGGTCAAAAATGCAGCCACGAATGAGGAGGTTCTTGACGAGATCTTGATCAAGGAACAGTTGGACGTAAAACACGAATCGACTCGCCAGCTTGGGGAAGTCCGTCGGGCAGTACTGGGGAATCTGGAAATCCCCGACAGGTATAAGCAACTCGTTACTGACCGGCAGGAACTCGCCAAAATCCGCGTCCCCGACCGTGTCGAGCGGAACGCCCGAGCCGCCCTTGAGATGGGAAAACCGCTCGTCCTTTATGGCCCAACTGGGACGGGCAAGACGTACTTCGCCCGGCAGCTCGCTGATGACCTCTACGACTGGGATGAGGTGCATACCGCGACGCCCTCCTGGACTCCCTCAGACATCATCGGCGGTATCCAGCCCGCAGAGGAGGAGAACGGATTCGCCTACCGAAAACAACCCGGTATCGTCTCGAAGGCCGTCATCGATGCTCGTGAGTTCGGTATCGAATGGGGACTTATCCTCGACGAAATCACCCGTGCCGACATTTCTCAGGTGTTCGGGCCGCTCTACACGGCTATCGAAAATTCCGAACAAACCATCTATCAGGACGACAAGCACAATGTGCAGCTTGATAGTAATGTACATATAATCTGTACGATGAATATGTCTGACCGGACGGTCAACGAGCTGGACGACGCGATCACCCGCCGGTTCGCTATGGTCGGGCTGGACGAGTACGATCGGGCAGCCCGTGATGACCTGTTCAGCGAGTGGGTCGACGAGCACGTTCCTGCGATAGTCCCCTACGATCATGAGACGCTCGTGTCCCTGTTCCACGCCGACTACGACGGCCTCAATGAAGGAACTACAATCGATGACGATGAGCCGATTTCACGGTTCGGCCCGATGCACTACAAGGACATCGCCGAATTCCTCGGCAGCGCCTGCGGCTCTGGTGGGCAGTACGAGGACGAGGAGCTCATGGATGAAGCCGTCGGGCAAGCATTTGCGACGTACACGCTGCCGCGGCTACTGAACACAGCGACTCTGCCGCAGATGCGCCAGCTCGAAACGCATTACGAGGTGCTGAGCAATGATGAGGAGTTCATTCGCTTCGATCTGACGCCAGCGATCGAACTCG